In Armatimonadota bacterium, one DNA window encodes the following:
- a CDS encoding MFS transporter produces MVAPPDEPNAGQPIPTARSPWSFVPVLYYLQGLPVMIVQGLAGTMYTKMGIEAGPLGLWTSLLKLPWMLKPLWGPLVELNSTKRRWIIAMQALVLVSLAAAAMAVQQPAFFVLTLCAFLATAFFSATHDIAADGFYLLALDPQRQAFFVGIRSACFRLATLTATFFLVYIAGDMEERTGNIPKSWTTALLIGCAIYGVLALVNALALPRPAADSQGPLNASSEAMAPPFFMAFAAFFKQDRILWVLAFILFFRFGESMISTMSPQFLLRPEADGGLGVSTKASGAYGGAVGVLALTFGGILGGWLISKKGIRRTIWPMVLALNLPNLFYIWLASSHPVNRMDPLLRSAPENLPVLSLDYLNYAGQVLSTAVTDPVGIAIAVDQFGYGFGFSAYLVYLMYVSQSSPYKTSSYAIATGLMALGALLAGSISGFIVDAMSHQHPGQGFLWFFWVVMGCTVPGMVTLFFIPMHYEDLHAKADLDG; encoded by the coding sequence ATGGTCGCCCCTCCCGACGAACCTAATGCCGGACAGCCGATTCCGACGGCAAGAAGCCCTTGGTCGTTCGTGCCTGTTCTTTACTACCTTCAAGGGTTGCCGGTGATGATCGTCCAAGGCCTGGCGGGAACGATGTACACCAAGATGGGGATAGAGGCGGGTCCCCTTGGGCTCTGGACCAGCCTCCTGAAGCTCCCCTGGATGCTCAAACCGCTTTGGGGGCCGCTCGTTGAGCTCAACTCAACCAAGCGGCGTTGGATCATCGCCATGCAGGCGCTGGTTCTGGTTAGCCTCGCGGCTGCCGCGATGGCGGTCCAGCAGCCGGCCTTCTTTGTTCTGACCCTATGCGCCTTTCTCGCGACGGCGTTCTTCAGCGCGACCCATGACATTGCCGCTGACGGCTTCTACCTTTTGGCGCTCGACCCCCAGCGCCAAGCGTTTTTCGTCGGCATTCGGTCGGCGTGCTTTCGGCTGGCCACTCTGACGGCCACCTTCTTTCTGGTCTACATCGCGGGCGACATGGAAGAACGGACGGGCAACATCCCCAAGAGCTGGACGACGGCACTCCTCATCGGCTGCGCGATCTACGGCGTTTTGGCTCTGGTCAACGCATTGGCCCTGCCCAGGCCGGCCGCCGACTCGCAAGGCCCGCTCAATGCCTCGTCGGAGGCCATGGCGCCGCCGTTCTTCATGGCGTTTGCAGCGTTCTTCAAGCAGGACCGGATTCTCTGGGTTCTCGCATTCATCCTGTTCTTCCGGTTTGGCGAATCCATGATCTCAACCATGTCGCCACAGTTCCTGCTAAGGCCCGAGGCCGATGGCGGCCTAGGCGTCTCCACCAAGGCATCCGGCGCCTATGGGGGAGCCGTCGGGGTTCTCGCGCTGACCTTCGGAGGCATCCTCGGAGGCTGGCTAATCTCGAAAAAGGGCATCCGGAGGACCATTTGGCCGATGGTGCTCGCGCTAAACCTGCCCAACCTCTTTTACATTTGGCTGGCCTCGTCCCATCCCGTCAACCGAATGGACCCCCTGCTCAGGAGCGCGCCGGAAAACCTGCCCGTTCTCTCTTTGGACTATTTGAACTACGCCGGGCAGGTGCTCTCCACGGCCGTCACCGACCCGGTTGGCATCGCGATCGCCGTGGACCAGTTCGGCTACGGGTTCGGGTTCTCCGCGTACCTGGTCTATTTGATGTACGTGTCCCAGTCGAGCCCTTACAAGACGTCCAGCTATGCGATCGCAACCGGGCTGATGGCCCTTGGGGCGCTCCTGGCGGGCTCAATCTCAGGGTTCATCGTCGACGCGATGTCCCACCAGCACCCCGGCCAGGGATTCCTGTGGTTCTTCTGGGTGGTCATGGGGTGTACGGTGCCCGGAATGGTGACGCTGTTCTTCATCCCGATGCACTACGAGGACCTGCACGCCAAAGCGGACCTGGACGGATAA
- a CDS encoding saccharopine dehydrogenase NADP-binding domain-containing protein — translation MMSKQYAILGSGMQGTALAYDLAKHASPAKIHMGDMCIEQAKKAAWRVNDLVGSAVCEPAQVNALDPTNLHKFLEGVDVLASCVPYWMHPKIAKVAIESKTNMVDLGGNTEISMQTLAMDEEAREAGVTLVPDCGLAPGLVNNLGCYAIENLDHAQHVKMYCGVLPQNPIPPFNYKLTFNVEGLVAEYDHKAVVLRSGEIVLVDTLDELEDLHIDELGDMEAFTTSGGTSTAPYTFQGRVDNYEYKTIRYPGHCQLMRIFKDWGFWSLDQVDIHGCKVRPADLFYKVFGDRLAAIEDKDLCAVRMVGVGTKNGESKRLQIDIFDKEDDITGFTAMERLTGFSAAIYAHAIGAGEMEAGALRYETAMTGTRFVEELQKRPFKIKFS, via the coding sequence TGGGCGACATGTGCATCGAGCAGGCCAAGAAGGCCGCATGGAGAGTCAACGACCTTGTTGGCTCGGCGGTCTGCGAGCCCGCCCAGGTGAACGCGCTCGACCCCACCAACCTTCACAAGTTCCTGGAAGGCGTGGATGTGCTGGCGAGCTGTGTGCCCTATTGGATGCACCCCAAGATCGCCAAGGTGGCGATCGAGAGCAAGACGAACATGGTCGACCTTGGCGGGAACACCGAGATCAGCATGCAGACGCTGGCGATGGACGAGGAGGCACGCGAAGCCGGCGTCACTCTGGTGCCCGATTGCGGCCTTGCGCCGGGCCTGGTGAACAACCTGGGCTGCTACGCCATCGAGAACCTGGACCATGCGCAGCACGTTAAGATGTACTGCGGCGTTCTCCCCCAGAACCCGATCCCGCCGTTCAACTACAAGCTGACCTTCAACGTCGAGGGTTTGGTAGCCGAATACGACCACAAGGCCGTGGTCCTGCGGAGTGGCGAAATCGTGCTTGTCGACACGCTCGACGAACTTGAAGACCTCCACATAGACGAGCTTGGCGACATGGAGGCGTTCACGACCTCAGGCGGCACAAGCACGGCGCCCTACACCTTTCAGGGCCGGGTCGACAATTACGAATACAAGACCATCCGGTACCCCGGCCACTGTCAACTGATGCGTATCTTCAAGGATTGGGGTTTTTGGAGCCTGGATCAGGTGGACATTCACGGGTGTAAGGTGCGCCCGGCCGACCTTTTCTACAAGGTCTTCGGCGACCGCCTGGCGGCGATCGAGGACAAGGACTTGTGCGCGGTCCGCATGGTGGGCGTTGGAACCAAGAACGGTGAATCCAAGCGCCTCCAGATCGACATATTCGATAAGGAAGACGACATCACCGGCTTTACGGCGATGGAGCGCTTGACGGGATTCTCAGCCGCCATCTATGCCCATGCGATCGGCGCGGGTGAGATGGAAGCAGGCGCCTTGCGCTATGAGACGGCGATGACCGGCACTCGCTTCGTCGAGGAGCTTCAGAAGCGCCCGTTCAAGATCAAGTTCTCGTAA